One region of Streptomyces leeuwenhoekii genomic DNA includes:
- a CDS encoding 5-carboxymethyl-2-hydroxymuconate Delta-isomerase produces the protein MPQITVDYSAELADDFDRPAFARALHTAVVDIAAARPPACKTQFRRTEHTTVGPDTEGHAVVHVTLGLLAGRTEETKVRLTEAVLELLRQYVKPAGGLALHASAEVRELDPSYRKYEQEA, from the coding sequence ATGCCGCAGATCACCGTCGACTACTCCGCCGAGCTGGCGGACGACTTCGACCGGCCCGCGTTCGCGCGGGCCCTGCACACCGCCGTGGTCGACATCGCGGCCGCCAGGCCGCCCGCGTGCAAGACCCAGTTCCGCCGCACCGAGCACACCACGGTCGGCCCGGACACCGAGGGGCACGCCGTCGTGCACGTCACCCTGGGGCTGCTCGCCGGCCGCACCGAGGAGACCAAGGTCCGGCTCACCGAGGCCGTGCTGGAACTGCTGCGGCAGTACGTCAAGCCGGCCGGCGGCCTCGCCCTGCACGCCTCCGCCGAGGTGCGCGAACTCGACCCGTCCTACCGCAAGTACGAGCAGGAAGCCTAG
- a CDS encoding TetR/AcrR family transcriptional regulator, which translates to MTTGARRRMGVEERRQQLIGVALELFSRRSPDEVSIDEIASAAGISRPLVYHYFPGKLSLYEAALKRAAEDLAARFAEPQDGPLGARLLRVMGRFFDFVDEHGPGFSALMRGGPAVPAGGTCSMSTASATCALIDSVRQAAYDQILSHLGVPDPPARLELVVRTWISLAESTALIWLDGRRVPRAELQTQLVQDFAALLAVSAAHDEEMGTLLRRTLADEPADGPFRELAARLATLVPRGFQADTP; encoded by the coding sequence ATGACTACCGGGGCACGCCGCCGCATGGGCGTCGAGGAGCGGCGGCAGCAGTTGATCGGCGTCGCTCTCGAACTGTTCAGCCGCCGCTCGCCCGACGAGGTCTCCATCGACGAGATAGCCTCCGCCGCGGGCATCTCCCGCCCGCTCGTCTACCACTACTTCCCCGGCAAACTCAGCCTCTACGAGGCGGCGTTGAAGCGGGCGGCGGAGGATCTGGCCGCCCGGTTCGCGGAACCGCAGGACGGGCCGCTGGGGGCGCGGTTGCTGCGCGTGATGGGCCGCTTCTTCGACTTCGTCGACGAGCACGGCCCCGGGTTCTCGGCGCTGATGCGCGGCGGCCCGGCGGTCCCCGCGGGCGGCACCTGCTCCATGAGCACCGCCTCGGCGACGTGCGCGCTCATCGACTCCGTCCGGCAGGCCGCGTACGACCAGATCCTGTCGCACCTGGGGGTGCCGGATCCGCCCGCGCGCCTGGAACTGGTCGTCCGCACATGGATCTCGCTGGCCGAGTCGACGGCGCTGATCTGGCTGGACGGCCGGCGCGTCCCGCGCGCGGAGCTCCAGACCCAGCTCGTGCAGGACTTCGCCGCGCTGCTGGCGGTGAGCGCCGCCCACGACGAGGAGATGGGCACGCTGCTGCGCCGCACCCTGGCGGACGAGCCGGCCGACGGCCCCTTCCGGGAGCTGGCCGCCCGGCTCGCCACGCTGGTCCCCCGGGGGTTCCAGGCGGACACCCCTTAA
- a CDS encoding tetratricopeptide repeat protein, whose translation MSEHADQSWEDRVATAWAAFDTYGEERAAEFRAVIDALAGELPPDSPLGLFERACAWDSTGHPDQAVPLYRRALDHGLSDVSRYKGRRARIQLASSLRNVGRPQEGVELLTPELHAPSDELDDAVRATLALCLSSLGRDREGLSLVLGALAGHLPRYQRSMANYARLLVEPGPAAGRPAAR comes from the coding sequence GTGAGCGAGCATGCCGACCAGAGCTGGGAAGACCGCGTGGCCACCGCCTGGGCCGCCTTCGACACCTACGGCGAGGAGCGCGCGGCCGAGTTCCGCGCGGTGATCGACGCCCTGGCCGGCGAACTGCCGCCCGACAGCCCGCTCGGCCTGTTCGAGCGGGCCTGCGCCTGGGACTCGACGGGCCACCCGGACCAGGCCGTCCCCCTGTACCGCCGGGCGCTGGACCACGGGCTGAGCGACGTCAGCCGCTACAAGGGCCGCCGGGCCAGGATCCAGCTCGCCAGCTCGCTGCGGAACGTGGGGCGTCCGCAGGAGGGCGTCGAGCTGCTCACGCCCGAACTCCACGCCCCGTCCGACGAGCTGGACGACGCCGTGCGGGCCACGCTCGCCCTGTGCCTGTCCAGCCTCGGCCGCGACCGCGAGGGACTGTCCCTGGTGCTGGGTGCCCTCGCCGGCCACCTGCCGCGCTACCAGAGGTCGATGGCGAACTACGCCCGGCTGCTCGTGGAGCCAGGGCCGGCGGCGGGGCGCCCCGCCGCCCGGTGA
- a CDS encoding SDR family oxidoreductase gives MRLLTLGGTEFVGRAVVEAALRRGWDVTVFHRGRHPAPPGARSLHGDRTAPGGLAALAEGTWDAVVDTWSAAPGAVRDAARLLRGRAGRYVYVSSCSVYAWPPAPGYTEDAPLVAGASPDAGPSGYARDKRGGELAVLDAFGEDASLLVRAGLILGPYENVGRLPWWLARAARGGPMLAPGPRDLPLQFIDVRDLAEWLLGAVARGLGGPCNVTGPQGHATMEELLRECVRVTGGAAELCWTPPETVLAAGVEPWTQLPVWVPPGSVLHDEVYRADVSRALATGLRCRPVAETVAATRDWLEGIGGTAPRRPDRPPVGLAPGTEAEVLAAGGCG, from the coding sequence ATGAGACTGCTGACACTGGGCGGCACCGAGTTCGTGGGCCGCGCCGTCGTGGAGGCCGCGCTGCGGCGCGGCTGGGACGTGACCGTCTTCCACCGGGGGCGGCACCCCGCCCCGCCCGGCGCGCGGTCGCTGCACGGCGACCGCACCGCCCCCGGAGGGCTCGCCGCCCTCGCCGAGGGCACCTGGGACGCCGTCGTCGACACCTGGTCGGCGGCGCCCGGCGCGGTGCGGGACGCGGCGCGGCTGCTGCGGGGCCGCGCCGGGCGGTACGTGTACGTCTCCAGTTGCTCGGTGTACGCCTGGCCGCCGGCCCCCGGGTACACCGAGGACGCCCCGCTGGTGGCGGGCGCCTCGCCCGACGCCGGGCCGAGCGGCTACGCCCGGGACAAGCGGGGCGGGGAACTGGCCGTCCTTGACGCCTTCGGCGAGGACGCCTCGCTGCTGGTGCGGGCCGGGCTGATCCTCGGGCCGTACGAGAACGTGGGCCGGCTGCCGTGGTGGCTGGCCCGGGCGGCGCGCGGCGGCCCGATGCTCGCCCCGGGCCCGCGGGACCTGCCGCTGCAGTTCATCGACGTACGCGACCTCGCCGAGTGGCTGCTGGGAGCCGTGGCGCGCGGGCTGGGCGGCCCCTGCAACGTGACCGGGCCGCAGGGGCACGCCACGATGGAGGAACTCCTGCGGGAGTGCGTACGGGTCACGGGCGGGGCCGCCGAGCTGTGCTGGACGCCGCCCGAGACGGTCCTCGCGGCCGGTGTCGAGCCGTGGACGCAGCTGCCGGTGTGGGTGCCTCCGGGCAGCGTCCTGCACGACGAGGTGTACCGCGCGGACGTCTCCCGTGCCCTGGCCACCGGTCTGCGCTGCCGCCCCGTCGCCGAGACCGTCGCCGCCACCCGGGACTGGCTGGAGGGCATCGGCGGCACGGCGCCCCGGCGCCCGGACCGCCCGCCGGTCGGGCTCGCCCCCGGGACGGAGGCCGAGGTGCTCGCCGCCGGGGGGTGTGGCTGA
- a CDS encoding winged helix-turn-helix domain-containing protein, which yields MATTRSLTTATLTSPASPSAPAASGPRHRLRSVGPDEAVTVTDLLPPGATWLPAPPHTLPALPGQPPMVGYLVLVPADQQPPFPVAVPEPAPPAAPGSGGDALIAVDTVRRVAAVAGRQLDLTFLEFELLAHLVAHPHRVHTRDQLVTTVWGYGHVGDGRTVDVHIARLRRKMGAEHRGVIQTVRRVGYKYVPPSGR from the coding sequence ATGGCGACCACCCGTTCCCTGACCACCGCCACGCTCACCTCCCCGGCTTCTCCGTCCGCCCCCGCCGCGAGCGGCCCGCGGCACCGGCTGCGCTCCGTCGGCCCGGACGAGGCCGTCACCGTCACCGACCTCCTGCCGCCCGGCGCCACCTGGCTGCCCGCGCCCCCGCACACCCTGCCCGCGCTGCCGGGTCAGCCGCCGATGGTCGGCTATCTGGTGCTGGTCCCCGCCGACCAGCAGCCACCGTTCCCGGTGGCGGTGCCGGAACCGGCACCGCCGGCCGCGCCCGGGTCCGGCGGGGACGCGCTGATCGCAGTCGACACCGTGCGCCGCGTCGCCGCGGTCGCGGGCAGGCAACTGGACCTGACGTTTCTTGAATTCGAGCTGCTCGCCCATCTCGTCGCCCACCCGCACCGGGTGCACACGCGGGACCAGCTCGTCACCACCGTGTGGGGGTACGGCCACGTGGGCGACGGACGCACCGTCGACGTCCACATCGCCCGTCTGCGCCGCAAGATGGGCGCCGAGCACCGGGGCGTGATCCAGACCGTGCGGCGCGTCGGGTACAAGTACGTGCCGCCGTCGGGACGCTGA
- the glnII gene encoding glutamine synthetase, whose protein sequence is MTFKAEYIWIDGTAPTAKLRSKTKIIEGAPAGPDTLPLWGFDGSSTNQAEGSSSDCVLKPVFSCPDPIRGGDDVLVLCEVLDTDLTPHPTNTRAALAEVAERFAAQEPIFGIEQEYTFFKDGYPLGFPKGGFPAPQGGYYCGVGSDEIFGRDVVEAHLDNCLKAGLGISGINAEVMPGQWEFQVGPLAPLVVADQLWVARWLLYRTAEDFGIAATLDPKPVKGDWNGAGAHTNFSTKAMREGYDAIITACEALGEGSKPLDHVKNYGAGIDDRLTGLHETAPWDQYSYGVSDRGASVRIPWQVEKDGKGYIEDRRPNANVDPYVVTRLLVDTCCTALEKAGQV, encoded by the coding sequence GTGACCTTCAAGGCCGAGTACATCTGGATCGACGGCACCGCGCCCACCGCCAAGCTTCGTTCCAAGACGAAGATCATCGAGGGCGCCCCCGCCGGTCCGGACACGCTGCCGCTCTGGGGCTTCGACGGGTCCTCCACCAACCAGGCCGAGGGCAGCTCCTCGGACTGCGTGCTGAAGCCGGTCTTCTCCTGCCCCGACCCGATCCGCGGCGGCGACGACGTACTGGTGCTGTGCGAGGTCCTCGACACGGACCTGACCCCGCACCCCACCAACACCCGCGCCGCGCTGGCCGAGGTCGCCGAGCGGTTCGCCGCCCAGGAGCCGATCTTCGGCATCGAGCAGGAGTACACCTTCTTCAAGGACGGCTACCCGCTGGGCTTCCCCAAGGGCGGCTTCCCGGCCCCGCAGGGCGGTTACTACTGCGGTGTCGGCTCCGACGAGATCTTCGGCCGTGACGTGGTCGAGGCCCACCTCGACAACTGCCTGAAGGCGGGCCTGGGCATCTCCGGCATCAACGCCGAGGTCATGCCGGGCCAGTGGGAGTTCCAGGTCGGCCCCCTCGCCCCGCTGGTCGTCGCCGACCAGCTCTGGGTGGCCCGCTGGCTGCTCTACCGCACCGCCGAGGACTTCGGCATCGCCGCCACCCTCGACCCCAAGCCGGTCAAGGGCGACTGGAACGGCGCCGGCGCGCACACCAACTTCTCCACCAAGGCCATGCGCGAGGGCTACGACGCGATCATCACCGCGTGCGAGGCGCTCGGCGAGGGCTCCAAGCCGCTGGATCACGTCAAGAACTACGGCGCCGGCATCGACGACCGTCTGACGGGTCTGCACGAGACCGCCCCGTGGGACCAGTACTCCTACGGCGTCTCCGACCGAGGTGCCTCGGTCCGCATCCCGTGGCAGGTCGAGAAGGACGGCAAGGGCTACATCGAGGACCGCCGTCCCAACGCCAACGTCGACCCGTACGTGGTGACCCGGCTGCTCGTCGACACCTGCTGCACGGCGCTGGAGAAGGCCGGCCAGGTCTGA
- a CDS encoding arsenate reductase family protein: MEIWINPACSKCRSALTLLDAEGADYTVRRYLEDVPGEDEIRDVLSRLGLEPWEITRTQEAAAKELGLKDWPRDEASRDRWITALAEHPKLIQRPIITADDGTALVARTDEAVREALSR, encoded by the coding sequence ATGGAGATCTGGATCAACCCGGCCTGTTCCAAGTGCCGCAGCGCGCTCACCCTGCTCGACGCCGAGGGCGCCGACTACACCGTCCGCCGCTACCTGGAGGACGTCCCGGGCGAGGACGAGATCCGTGACGTCCTGTCCCGGCTGGGTCTCGAACCGTGGGAGATCACCCGCACCCAGGAAGCCGCCGCGAAGGAACTGGGCCTGAAGGACTGGCCCCGTGACGAGGCGTCACGCGACCGCTGGATCACGGCCCTCGCCGAGCACCCGAAGCTGATCCAGCGCCCGATCATCACGGCGGACGACGGCACGGCGCTCGTCGCCCGCACCGACGAGGCGGTGCGCGAGGCGCTGTCCCGCTGA